The Camelus dromedarius isolate mCamDro1 chromosome 8, mCamDro1.pat, whole genome shotgun sequence DNA segment TTTTTACAGCAAGACTTTTCTCTTTGGAATTTTCATATCTCAAAGTTCTCATTAAAGCCTCCTTTTCGAACATTCACAAAATAATGTCATGTGCCAGAGAGACCCACCAGAGGGCGCTAGATCACCTACAGAGTCCACCTGGCTTCTTCACAGAAGAATCACCTAGATTATGTCAAGAGTATCAAAAGTGTGTGCCGGCGTGATCAAAATGAAATCCAGTGTACATTACTTATGAAATTGGGCCTACATTTAAGTAAATggacttctttgttctttttggtCATTACTTTAGTTGCTCTGCTTCTTAGTTTGTATGTTTatgcacttttatttcttttaaatcagttGGGATTGTTCAGATTAGAATCCTTTAGAAACTTGTGTGCTTTGAAAGCTGCCATAGGCTTCCCTCCTCACTGAGAAGCTTATAAATATGATTGAAAATAAATAGTGGCTGGTACTGAAATTTCTACTTTTGTATAGGCTTTCAGTTCAGTGCAGTTGTCCTAAGTTCCCAGCCTGCAGACACACCCAACAAGAGATGAAATGCACAGAGGCTATTTGTAGATGCTTTTCCATACCCTTCACATGCCCAATGCTGTCCCAGGGATCTGGGAAGCAAGGAGTGGGCATGCGTGTCAGAGTTCAAAGAGCCCATTCAGCCTGGAGCGGCTCTGCCATGCCCTGGAGTCTGTCCtgccagtctgtctgtctgtctgcacaGGTTGCTGTGTAATGGCTGCAGCTGAGGGCAGAAGCACTGTGCCTCAACTCTCATCCCAACTGAGGGGCCTCGCAGGATGGAGGACAGTGAAGTGGGTCAGGGAGCAACAATCCTGCCCACATCCATTTCCCCCATGGcacacgtgcgtgcacacacactcatacatatGAGACTGGCTTGCGGGTCAGAAGCTCTGGTCTGAGTTGGGCTGTCTTTTTGGGGTCGCAGTACTTACAAACAagatctgtatgttttcttttccattcttacACATAACCCTTTGACGTAGGCAGGGCAgttcctgtttttatttcaacttacaaatgagaaaacacaatGAATGAAGGGTACCTAATGATACTTTTAAGTTTGAGGTTCTGGGAGAGCTTGGGTAATGGCCTGATGAGATCTGTTTCTGGTGGATGGTGGTGGATGTTGGCACTCTCTCATTTGGTACCTACCAGCCAGGAGGTGGTGAGGACTGGGGGTTATAGCTATGGTGGGAATCTTGACTTTGATGGTGAGGGTCTCTGAGAATCCCGACTAAGCCTTGGTTTTATATAACACAGAAGTTGCTAAAAGCTTCAATCAGCCAAGAGACAACTGatggagagagcagaggagatgATGTCTTAGGGGCCTCCCAGCATCCTCTGGAAGGATAAtgagatgatggtgatgatggaggAGAAATGCAGCTGGGGATTCTGCAGTTGGGGTGATAGAAGTCATTGCAACCAGTGGCTCCCACTGGTGTCTGAGGGGAGCCCAGTCTGTGGGGGAAGTCCAGGAAAGCCTGGAGGGGATTGGTTGGTTTGCAGAAGCTCAATTATGTGGGCGAGGGAATCCATTCTGGGGGTTTCATATCCCACTGAGGAGACAGTCCTATCCTTTGCTGCTCTTTCCATGTtatgagtgttttgtttttaaatttcaaatcttAGATTTGGTCCTTAATTTTCCTGGCATATGCTGAGGCCCAAAGGCAGCAAACTAGCCATTTAGAAGGAACCTCAAGGCTGCAGTCACCTTCCTCACAGCACTTCTGGGGCTGATTGCCCCTCTTCCAGCCCAGTGCTGGGAAggactcagggcctttgcacgcaTGGGACTGATGTGGCAGGGATGCATTCAGAGTGGTTTCTGAACTCGGAGGACCAGGCTCCAGGTACCATATGGGTGACAGACAACTTCATTTTCTGGAAAATACTGTCTGTAGCTCCCTTTGACATACTACTTTTGAGGACTAAACACTGGAGCACTCTTACCTGATTCCATTTCCCTTTGACCTTGGCCTTGACTCTTTACTGTGTATAATGGATGTGTGTCTTGAGCCCAGTGAATGTACCCTGAATGAAGCAGGAGACAGTAGCTTCAAACATCCCCTTGAGCCTCTCTGCCCAGCTTGGTTTCCcttgccccctcctcctctgcatcCTAGGGTCTCCAAGGGCAATGGGAGGGGCTGAGCTCTGGCTCAGGCAGAAACAGGCCTACACAGTGAAGGATGCTAACTTGGCCTTCACCACAGGGAGGGCTGAAAGGAACCTGAGAATTCCAATTAGGCTTAAACTAATGAGCTGGAAACTTTGGGGAAACCACTGTGGGCAATGAGGGGAGAGTGCGATCATCTTCCTTTTAATTAGTGCTGGAAAAACTTGAGGTCCAGCTGGTAGCATGAGGAAGGACAGTGTCCAGAGGGAGCAAAGTTTTATAGTATCAGAAGGGGGATTCCCCTGGTGGTGCTGGACAGAGGCTGCTGAACAAACCCAGATCCCTGCATCATCTCTtaagtggaggagagggaagacccTAAATGGGGAAATGTGGGTTTGAATGGAGCCTGGAACTGCCCTTCTCACCTGATGGAGTCTGAGgctggataaaaaagatatgaCTTTAGGGAACTCTCTTGTCTATAGGAGCCTGCACCCCCATCCCGCCCTGCCACCACACCCCATCTCTGCCTACTCTCAGCCTCTGTCGCTTAGtaaggaaaaggcagaaaaaccACTTGCTACCGTCAAAGGCCACAGACCGCTTGTCAGCCCCTCAGATGaccctgccttccagccacacGGGGGACACTGGGGCACCTAGGAAGGCGACAGGGAACAGCAAACTGGGGGTTGGTAGAACGAGGAAGTGTTTCCTGGAGAAGGGTCCTCCACATTCCAGAAGCCTGAGGATCTTGGGGCGCCTGGCCTGTGCAGTCAATAGCTGTCGCTCCTCCCCACTGGAGGGTCCTCTGGGTAAAATGGCCTGCCACGGATGCCCGGCCATCCTCCTCGGGTACCTTAGGGAGCTCAGCTGGGGGCGCAGCATCTTGGAGAGAGGTGCGTGGTCCTGCGCCTGGGTTTGGGACTCCACCTGGCGCACTCGGGCTCTGGGGTGCATGCCAGGACGCCGCCAAGGGGTCTGCCGGCCCCCTGCTCAGCCCCTAGACGAGGCGAGTCAGCACGCcgagcctcctcccctcctgcctcggGCGGCCTGAGCCCGCGCCGGCTCCAGTTGCTGCAGCTGCTGTTGCTGGCGGCTGCGGGGAGCGCGGGTCGCGCGCAGAAGAGGCTTGGTCGGCGAGGACGGGGACGAGGAGGAGCCTGAGGAAGCGAGGAGGAAGATCTAGCGAAGGCCGAGGAGGCTCAGCGGCGTGGCGACGCGGCTCTGGAATCCCGGGAGCATGGGctagcggcggcggcagcggcgggccGGGCGCGGTGAACCTGCCGCGGCCCGGCGCACACCCGGGCGGCGAGCGGGAGCCAAGCGCAgcggagggaggagggctgaCAAGGGGGCGCCCGGGAGGGGGCTGATGAGACATTATTAACGAGTTGCCTACTAATAAGCCCAGAGCGGCGTGGGCGACGCACGGGGAGGGGGTCCCCGGCCGGAGCGCGGCGCACACGCGTGGCGCACGGCGAGCGGCGCGGCGCCGCGCCGAGGGCACCCGGGCAGGCGCGCAGAGCCAGGGCGGGCTCGGGGGCGGCGCAGACCCCGGGCGCGGGCGGTCCGCGGCGCCCCCTCGCTCTCGGCCCTCGGGGCCGGCGCAGCCCCGGGCGAGCGGGGGACGGGCTAGGGAGGGGAACTGCCCTCGCTCCCCGTCGCCCTCGCTCCCCGTCCCCCTCCCCccccgggcgggcgggcgggccggcGGCTGGGGGgagggcgggcggcggcggcccgcTGTATATATCTCCACGCACCCCGCCAGGTCGCGCACAGCGCCCCGAGCCTAGgcgcctccccgcccccctccccgcgCTCCGCGGCGGTATCGGCGGCAGCAGTAGCAGCAATATGGCTGTTGATGGGTGTTTGGGGTGGCGCTGGCGGCGGGAGGAGCTCCCCCGAGCCCCTGCGCCGGCCGCCCGTTGCTAGCTATGGCAaatggtggcggcggcggcggcggcagcagcggcggcggcggcggcggcggaggcagCAGTCTTAGAATGAGTAGCAATATCCACGCGAACCATCTCAGCCTAGacgcgtcctcctcctcctcctcttcctcctcttcttcctcctcctcctcttcctcttcgtCCTCGGTCCACGAGCCCAAGATGGATGCGCTCATCATCCCAGTGACCATGGAGGTGCCGTGCGACAGCCGGGGCCAACGCATGTGGTGGGCTTTCCTGGCCTCCTCCATGGTGACTTTCTTTGGGGGCCTCTTCATCATCTTGCTGTGGCGGACGCTCAAGTACCTGTGGACCGTTTGCTGCCACTGCGGGGGCAAGACGAAGGTAACGCGCGCCCCGGGCGCCCGCCCCCTGCGCCAGCCCCGCGGCTTCTCGGCGTCCCTTGCAGCCCACCTCCTTACTCCTCACAGCACCGtgcctccctccatccctgcctGACTTCCCTTCGCAGCTTTCCCTTCCTTTCGCTCTCCTGGCGCCCGCCGAATGGGGCAGCGGGCGGCGCGCCGGGGGTGAGGAGTTGCCCCCAACCGGTGCGCTCCGGGACGCGGACGCCCAATCCCGTCCTCTTGTTTATTGTAGGGTTGTTTGCGGctgcggctggggctggggtgggggacgcGCGCTGCTCGCGGACAGTGGTCCGGGGTGGGGAGACCTGACCCGTCGGGCACCCGGCAAGCTGGGGGCCCCTGGGTGCACGTTCCGTGTGGGTTACCTGCGGCCGCTAGGCTCCTTATGGTGGGCGAGGGGGAAAACGTCAGCAGCACTTTAGAAACCTGTTGGGGAGATGAGTTCGTGGCATCACAAGGCAAGGAAATTCCTTGGGGCAAGGGAGAACATCTTTTGGACTAGGGAATCCCCGGGAAGGAACATGGCCAGGGGAAGTGGGGGGACCTGGATGGGCGAGAGAAAGTTGGGGAGATGCATCCCAGTTTTGGAGGCGACCCATGAAGGCTGCCACTTTAGGAATGTGGGAGGTCACAAATCTGATGTCCCCTGCTCTCCGACTCTTAGATGTTCTCATGGAAGATACCCCCATCCCAAGTGCTTCGGCATCTGTATTCTCGCCCCCATGCCACCACCTTTAGGTCCCCGGAAATGCCACCAACAGCGTGGAGCTGGAGCGGGAGGTCCGCCTGAGAGCCGGCCGAGGCCGCGGGTTTTCACGCGAGCCTCCTCCCAGGCGCTTTTGAGGTGGCTGGATGTTGGCTTAAGCTATTCCTGGCGCAGAGACGCCCACCAGCACCGAGGCTCACTACACCTTATGTATGGTTGCTAGGCAGACTGCCTGGTCTGTCGTCGTGTGTCCCTAGAGATGTCCTCTTTTCCTCGCCACTGTCTGAAGGTGAGAGGCAGGGGCAGTTTTTCATAGAATACtgcagattaaaaaagaaagcactggAAAAGATTGACCGAGCTGCTTTCTTTTGGACTAATTTTTTAACCTAGGGGACTTCCCAGCGCCAGCATTTTCAGAGGGAAAGGAGATCA contains these protein-coding regions:
- the KCNMA1 gene encoding calcium-activated potassium channel subunit alpha-1 isoform X12; this encodes MANGGGGGGGSSGGGGGGGGSSLRMSSNIHANHLSLDASSSSSSSSSSSSSSSSSSSSVHEPKMDALIIPVTMEVPCDSRGQRMWWAFLASSMVTFFGGLFIILLWRTLKYLWTVCCHCGGKTKEAQKINNGSSQADGTLKPADEKEEAVAAEVGWMTSVKDWAGVMISAQTLTGRVLLVVPCGTSGILGG